Part of the Deferribacterota bacterium genome, AAGCACAATTACTGCTTTTATAATCTCATCTAAATAGGAAGCCATTTCTGTACTCTTATTATTACCCCTTATACGAGGCTCTCCTAAGGCAGCCAATACCCTCCTAAACTCAGGCTGAAAAACAATAATCAGTATTAAAAATAAGTATGATGTGAAACTATCTAATAACCACGAGGTGGTGGTTAGTTTCAGCATATTAGAAAAAAATGAAGCTACCAATAAGAAGATAACCCCAAAAAACATATAAATTGTTTTGCTACCTTTAAATAAAAGAAGGAGCCTATAAGTTAGATAGGA contains:
- a CDS encoding TIGR00159 family protein — protein: MTEVIKTFSLIDLIDILIISYLTYRLLLLFKGSKTIYMFFGVIFLLVASFFSNMLKLTTTSWLLDSFTSYLFLILIIVFQPEFRRVLAALGEPRIRGNNKSTEMASYLDEIIKAVIVL